AACTCGGTGAAACATATTCGGACATCGGAGACGCCAATCCCTCCAATTGTTCGAGCAAGGTATCGAAACATCTGCTCAGGATGGCAAGTACCCGTGCCATTGCAAGAGCGCTTCGGTCGTACACCAATGTGGGGATGACCGCACTTGAAGAGCTTGCAGACATCAATGAAGCCATCAACGAAGGGGCAAATCATGAGCATCCTAAAGCGCAATCCAAACCGGCGAAAAAGGCTCCTTCAAAGGCGCCGAAAAAGAGTGCAGCTGAAGATGACCAACCGAAATCAGACGCAGCGCAAATGGCGCCTGCCGTGGAAAACCAGGACGCCAAAGAGTCTGTTCGAAAGGATGATGCAAAGAGTCCTGCCCGTGCTGGGATGAGTGAGGCGCAGCGCCGTGCCATCTTCAATCTGTCCAGACGCCGGGGAATCAGCGTGGAAGAGATCGAGTGCATGGTTGAAGAATCCTATGGCGTCACGCTCGACAACCTAACCAGCAGCGATGCCTCGGCCTTCATCCGGCAACTGCAGACTGCTGCCTAACCTAAAGATAGCAGATCCTTAACGTATGCCTTTTTAAAGGCGATAGGCAGATCCTAACTCGCGCCAACCGGATGCCTATCGCCTTCGTATTTTAACAAATACGCAGCAACTGCGTTTTTAGGATGCCTATGAGGAGGAACTGATAATGGTTTTAAGTGAGCTCAGGCAAACGCCGCACCTATCGGCATCGAGCATCAACGAATATGTGGAGTGCTCGCTGCTGTATAAATTTGGGCGCATCGACAAACTGCCTATGGAATTTAAATCCGATGCCCTGGAATTTGGCACCTGCATTCATCGGGTGCTTGAAGCATATTACAGCGCCAAGATGATGGGGGACAGGATGTTGCTCAAGGATGTCCATGAGTTTTTCGTGTTCACCTGGCTGGATATGGCAAGGGGCCGCGATGATATCCGGTATGCGGACGGTAACGATTACAACTCGCTTTTGATGTTTGGAAGAGATCTACTGACTGCCTGGTATACCAAGTTGCCCGATGACGATTTTACCATCCTGGCCATAGAAGAGGCGTTCAGTTTCAACCTGCCGGGTATCGACATTCCCATCATCGGGGCAATGGATCTGGTCGAACAGGACAATTCCGGCACCATCATCATTACCGATTTCAAGACATCTGGTCGGGCCTATTCAAAGGATGAGGTGGACAGCAATCAACAACTGACCATGTATCAGATCGCCGCCAAGCAAAATGGATACGCCGATCATGAGATCCTGCTGCGCTTCGACACCTTGATAAAAACGAAAGTACCTCGTTGTGAACAGTATTGGACTACCCGTACAGAGCTTGATGAACGGCGCCTGATCAAAAAGGCCAGGCAGGTGTGGGATGGGATATCAAAGGAAGTGTTCGTGCCCAACGATACCAGCTGGAAGTGCAAAGGGTGCGCCTACAAACAGGCCTGTGACGCTTATCTGGAAGGAGAAGAGTATGACCAAGCGAGCCATCCATGACGTTCAATCGTTTTTAACGTTCATGCAGTCAGACGGGGACCGGGTCTATCAAATTGTGAATGTGGAGTTGTTGCTAAGACGCCATCCACCCGAGGCGGTCGTGTCATTTTTGCAGGAACTTCATAAAGATTACGGCAAGGCATTATCCAGGTTGATTCAGGAGGACAAGACCAGTTCCCAGATCAATGAGCTGGTGGCCAAGCGCTTCCGCATCAAGATGGCCATCAACACGATTCGCAACCTTGAAAAGGAGGATCAGGCAGCATGAGCGAATTAAATCCCAAACAACAGGAAGCAGCTAATTTCAAAGAGGGCATCGCCGCCGTCATAGCAGTGCCGGGTAGCGGTAAAACCAGAACCATGATGGAAAGGATCGGCATCCTTGTCACCGAATACGGCATACCGCCCGAGCATATCCTTGGATTGACGTTTACCAGGAACGCCGCCGACGAAATGCGATCACGCCTGGTGCCGGTGTTGGGAGAGATGTCGTCACGGGTCCGATTGTCCACTATCCATTCGTTTTGTCTGCATCTGCTCAAGGTCGAGGGCAAAGTCTTTGAAATCCTATCCGGCAAAGAGCAGCTGGTGTTCATCAAAAATGTCATGAAAGGATTGAAGGTAAAGGATCTGACCGTTGGGACCGTGCTGCGAGAAATCTCTCTGGCCAAAAACAACATCATCGACCCGATAGAGTTTAAAGCGCTCTTTTCCGGCGACAAGACCATGATGCGCATTTCTGACATCTACCAGGCATACGATGAAGCCAAGGAACACAAACTGCTGCTCGATTTTGATGACCTGCTCCTTGAAACCTACTTCCTGCTGCGGGATAACGATGAAGTACGAGCGAAATACCAGGGCAGCTTTCAATCGATCCTTGTCGATGAATTTCAAGACACCAACCCGGTGCAGTTCGAGTTGCTGCGCCTGTTGATTCGGGAAGACGGCAATCTTGACGCTTCGAGTTTTTGGGTAGCTGGCGATGATCATCAAGCGATCTATTCATTTACTGGAGCATCCGTTGGCAATATTTTAAACTTTCAATCGATGTTCCCCGGCTCTCGTCAGTTCATTCTCGATCTGAATTATCGCTCAACGCCCCAGATCCTCACTGCCTGTCAGAACCTGATCCGTCACAACGTCAAGCAGATCCACAAGGAGTTAAAGACCGACAACCCGGATGGGGATGATGTCGTTGTACTCGAAGCATCTAACGAAGAGACAGAAGCGATGGGCGTGGTCAATGAAATCGTGGATCTTATCGAGCGCCGTGGTTATCAATACAGCGACATTGCCGTGCTCTATCGAGCAAATTTTCAATCCCGGTATGTGGAAGAGGCCTTCTTGCAAAACAAAATCCCGTATCACATTCAAAGCGGCCGGACCTTTTATGATCGTCATGAGGTCAAGTGTTTGCTCGACTATCTGCGGGTGATCCATGCCCCGGATAGCGATGAGGCAGACGAGGCATTGCTCAACATCCTCAATGTGCCGGTCCGTTATGTAAGCAACCAGGTCAAGGACCAATTAAAAGATTACTGCCGGAAGCGGGGGATTCATCTGTATGCGGGATTAAAGTCCATGATCATCGCGGTGCCCTATGTGAGAAAGCTGATCAGAGAATTTGTGGCTTTCATGGACCCGTTGATTGAAACCGCCGAAACATTAGAGCCAGTGCAGGTCATACAGAAGATTCGCATCATCTGGGACTATGATCGCTTTGTCGTGGACGAAGACATTCCCAGCCCCGATGACATCAAAATTTCAAACATCAATCAATTACAATTAGCGGCCGCCCGCTATTCGACCATTGCCGCCTTTCTCGAATATGCCGACAGCTTCACCGACGAGACAGTGGGTGACGACAAAGAGGGCGTGAGTTTAATGACCGTGCATAAGGCAAAGGGATTGGAGTTTGCCGTGGTGTTCGTCATTGGTCTGGTTGAGGGACTGATGCCCAGCGGTAAAGGAAACCTGGAAGAAGAAAGGCGCATATGTTTTGTCGCCATATCAAGGGCCATGAAACTGCTGTTTGTGTCATACCCATTGAACTATCTGGGACAACCAGCCAAAAAGTCCCAGTTTCTGGATGAAATGCTCGGCAAGCGTGACGTCGACCTGCAAAAATCCGCCGCTTAAAACCCCGCACAACCGCTACAGCACTCGTTCTTAATTCAACCCATTATCGAATCACACCTTATATAAAAGGAGGTCCAATCGTGGATTTTCAGCTGATTCATTTCAGAGACGCAGACAAGATCATCGAGCAAAAGGCAATGGTCTCGGATGTGGCCATGACCATGGAATATGTGTTTACCGCCCTGCAAGGATCGCTTTATCGAAAAGAGCTGCTACGTCTTGCCCTGGATGAGATGGGATGGCGTGAAAGCGGATGCCTCAATGTCATCGCCGGCCGCCGTTACCAATACAAGGGCTTTAAGCACGGTGTGGCCATCGATGGGCATTTTAGCGCTTACGAATACATCCTGGAAGGTCTGATGCGTCTTCAGATCGGCTATGACAAGGGCAACATCGAAGCAGGTATCCTCATGCTGACCGCCAAACGCAGCGAAAAGAGTCCCTATGGGGATATCGTGAACATGGTCAAAGAGGACGTGGATTCGCTCTATCCGACCATATCCATGCCCGTATCGATCTGTCTGTTTGACCTGGGAGAGCCCTATCTGCCCGATTAGATGGAGGTGATGACATGGCCTATCCATTTGAAAAGCTGACGACCCGTAAGTTGAGAAGTAAACTGCATGGGAAATGCAAACGGGATCGTAGCCATGATGATCGTTGCGACCATACAGAATCAAACCCATGGAAGTTCAAGTCCCGAAGATTCAATCCCACCCATTGTCAGACCAACGAGAATCCCACCAGCCGGTAATCATCACCGACAATCAATAAATTCAAATTTTCCGGAAGCCATCCGTCCGCTTGCATGGATACGCACCCTGAAAGAGTCGTCAGGGAAAATATAGTGCGCCAGGTGGTGAAAGGCGCATCTTCCGGAATTCAACCTTTAAAGGAGAATCGTATGAAACCCAATCTGACCACCCTTGGTAAAGTGTTCGACCGCGTGGATGCCATGTCGGTAAACTGTTTCGATCATAACATCGCTGTGCCGGACATATCGTTTGATAACCTGGACATCGTTCGCATTGCAGGTGAACCCCATCCGCTAAGACCTGTGGCGCAACGATCCATATCCAATCGTCTGGGAATCCCATACCCGTATTTGACCAGATGTCCATCCGATGTGCAGGCGATGAATTTGAATCACTGGATCAAGCATGAGAAAAATGATCAGCTGCTTTTCCGTTTCGATGGACAGGAAGTTCGAGCAGTCTTTACCACCAAGTATATCCCCGTGGATAACTTTGAAGTGATGGAGCGCCTGGACTCTCTGGGATATAAACCCGAGACACCGGTCCAATGTCATCTGGATACAGAGTTCATGTCGTTGAGCATCCCGGATGGTGCCAAGGCATTTGACATCAACGGAGACAAATTCAAACCGGGCATCTCCATATCCAATTCTGAAGTGGGATTGGCATCGCTATCCATTGCGGCGTTTGTGTTGAGACTGGTCTGCACAAACGGGTTGGTGGCGAAATCCGATGTCTCTGCGTCGTATAGGCATGTGAGCACCAAGATTTTGAACGAATTTCCCATCGTGATGGACAAGGTATCGCTGGAGTTGGGCGCTCAGCGGGAACAGTTCCGGTTGTCGTTGGAATCAAGAGTGGAAAATCCTGAATCGACCCTGGCCAGCTTCAATCGACAGTTTGCTTTGAATGGCGGTGAAAAGGATGCTGTGGAACGGGCATGGCTTCATGAAGCAGGAGAGACCATGTTCCATGTGGTTAACACGTATACCAGGGCGGCACAGAAGGAGGATTTGCCAGCCGAATCCAGTTTTCGGCTATCGCGTGTCGGCGGGAATATATTGGGGATGTTGAACTGAAAAACGAACTGTGGTTCGTTTTCTGTGAGAAGGGAAAGGCCCCCTTGGAAGAATCCTTTGGGGCCTCTGCTTCAAATTTTAATTCCCAAGCTTTTTGAGGTCATTCCAAAATTCCATTTCATTTTCCAGTAATTCAGCTATGTAGCGGTCATCCTTGTAAACATTTATGTTAATTCCTGGCAGGTCCGGAAGGTAACACCAAAAATCTATCATAGGTAAATCTGTTACTGCCAAAATATGCTGCAACTGACCATAATAATATTTTGGTACTTTGTTAGTCGATCTCGTATTTCTGTAAACACTATTTCCACATTTTATTTCAACCACAAAACGTCCATCTTTAGATAATCCGTCAACGCTTGCTAACAACCAATCAAATTTTGAACTCTTAAGGCATATTGGATGTACAGAAATCTTTTTCATTTCTTCATACTTTTTTCGTGCCTCAGGTTCAAGAGAAGTTCCACGAGCCATAGCGGCATTGGCTTTAATTCGAATTTTATTCTTTTTTTCATACAAAAGTTGTTTACGGCTTTTCCAAGGATTTTCTCCCATAATCGTAGGTGCATCTGATGAACCCAGACCAGAATCTCTCCATGCAAGCCAAGCAGTGGATCCTTGTTGAATATCAATAACCTGATAAGGAAGCTGTACGTGGTGATAATGAGGTTTATTTCCAGTATCGACAATAAAACAAGATTTGCATTTAGAACAGGTAACACGGATCTGCCCAATATTGATAGGGACACGCAGCCGCTGCTGACATGTAGTACATCTAATTATAGATTTTAAGGTTTCTTCCGTATAGATCATTTCAACTCCTTCATTGCATCATGCTACAGTGATTTGCATATAGTATCATTTAGAGTGGAACAATGGTTTCGCCCATATGTCCTCTTGCGAAAGTCAAATTTTTCCGGACAATGTTTTTATTTTTGTTGGCATAACAATATTGGCAAAAATGACCGCAGGTGTCATATTGTCCGATATCTTTACTAACAATACAGCCACATTCTTTCCGTTGGCCCGGATCTTTAGGTGCATTAGAGGCCGTTGGACCCGGTATACTATCCATAATGCCTGTCAATTGCGTGGTAGGATTTAAAAAATTCATTAGTTGATCATCGTGAGAAAATAATCTTATCATCAAATCGTCATCGATACACTTGTTGTGAGAAATCCCATACGGGGACAAATCCAATCCTTCACCACATGTACAGGCATCCAAAGACAGCTCCTTTGCAATTTTGCCAATGCCTGAACCCATTTGAACCATTAAATCTTCAGTAAATTCTCTATGCTGGAGCTTAGCCTTATTTAAGCTGGCAATTACTTTTTTATAGTTACCTATATCCGCGAAGCTAAACACCAATTTTTCTGTATATCCTTTTAATTCCAATCCAATACGATGCACTTTATCCAATAAAGCATCGTGTGTTATCCCCCCAACTAAAATGAGAGGATCAAAGCGCCAGATGACTCTTTCCTTCCCGATTGTATCAGACAGACTTTTAAATGTGTCGATCCGCTTTTGGAGTGGGGGAATGCCTGGTTCTAATCCTTCAGTTTCATAATCGTTCAGAGTAAATTGGAAATAATAATTGATATTCCGTTTGTTTAATTCATCTAAATCCTTCATAAAGATAGATG
This Desulfatitalea tepidiphila DNA region includes the following protein-coding sequences:
- a CDS encoding SWIM zinc finger family protein; its protein translation is MTAKEIQKRNQKAEQLKVLQSDDGQYFVESSEGKILYNVIISDAGDSCTCGDYARNVKKSPDFKCKHILAVYNAIPQKQVEGATFLERQAPKLDERWITKIEGKEFVKYPGLLDLGHQKGISSIEVEIVQMPTGDNGNFAVCRATVMSKLGETYSDIGDANPSNCSSKVSKHLLRMASTRAIARALRSYTNVGMTALEELADINEAINEGANHEHPKAQSKPAKKAPSKAPKKSAAEDDQPKSDAAQMAPAVENQDAKESVRKDDAKSPARAGMSEAQRRAIFNLSRRRGISVEEIECMVEESYGVTLDNLTSSDASAFIRQLQTAA
- a CDS encoding RecB family exonuclease, translated to MVLSELRQTPHLSASSINEYVECSLLYKFGRIDKLPMEFKSDALEFGTCIHRVLEAYYSAKMMGDRMLLKDVHEFFVFTWLDMARGRDDIRYADGNDYNSLLMFGRDLLTAWYTKLPDDDFTILAIEEAFSFNLPGIDIPIIGAMDLVEQDNSGTIIITDFKTSGRAYSKDEVDSNQQLTMYQIAAKQNGYADHEILLRFDTLIKTKVPRCEQYWTTRTELDERRLIKKARQVWDGISKEVFVPNDTSWKCKGCAYKQACDAYLEGEEYDQASHP
- a CDS encoding ATP-dependent helicase gives rise to the protein MSELNPKQQEAANFKEGIAAVIAVPGSGKTRTMMERIGILVTEYGIPPEHILGLTFTRNAADEMRSRLVPVLGEMSSRVRLSTIHSFCLHLLKVEGKVFEILSGKEQLVFIKNVMKGLKVKDLTVGTVLREISLAKNNIIDPIEFKALFSGDKTMMRISDIYQAYDEAKEHKLLLDFDDLLLETYFLLRDNDEVRAKYQGSFQSILVDEFQDTNPVQFELLRLLIREDGNLDASSFWVAGDDHQAIYSFTGASVGNILNFQSMFPGSRQFILDLNYRSTPQILTACQNLIRHNVKQIHKELKTDNPDGDDVVVLEASNEETEAMGVVNEIVDLIERRGYQYSDIAVLYRANFQSRYVEEAFLQNKIPYHIQSGRTFYDRHEVKCLLDYLRVIHAPDSDEADEALLNILNVPVRYVSNQVKDQLKDYCRKRGIHLYAGLKSMIIAVPYVRKLIREFVAFMDPLIETAETLEPVQVIQKIRIIWDYDRFVVDEDIPSPDDIKISNINQLQLAAARYSTIAAFLEYADSFTDETVGDDKEGVSLMTVHKAKGLEFAVVFVIGLVEGLMPSGKGNLEEERRICFVAISRAMKLLFVSYPLNYLGQPAKKSQFLDEMLGKRDVDLQKSAA
- a CDS encoding DUF932 domain-containing protein; protein product: MKPNLTTLGKVFDRVDAMSVNCFDHNIAVPDISFDNLDIVRIAGEPHPLRPVAQRSISNRLGIPYPYLTRCPSDVQAMNLNHWIKHEKNDQLLFRFDGQEVRAVFTTKYIPVDNFEVMERLDSLGYKPETPVQCHLDTEFMSLSIPDGAKAFDINGDKFKPGISISNSEVGLASLSIAAFVLRLVCTNGLVAKSDVSASYRHVSTKILNEFPIVMDKVSLELGAQREQFRLSLESRVENPESTLASFNRQFALNGGEKDAVERAWLHEAGETMFHVVNTYTRAAQKEDLPAESSFRLSRVGGNILGMLN
- a CDS encoding lambda-exonuclease family protein; this encodes MIYTEETLKSIIRCTTCQQRLRVPINIGQIRVTCSKCKSCFIVDTGNKPHYHHVQLPYQVIDIQQGSTAWLAWRDSGLGSSDAPTIMGENPWKSRKQLLYEKKNKIRIKANAAMARGTSLEPEARKKYEEMKKISVHPICLKSSKFDWLLASVDGLSKDGRFVVEIKCGNSVYRNTRSTNKVPKYYYGQLQHILAVTDLPMIDFWCYLPDLPGININVYKDDRYIAELLENEMEFWNDLKKLGN
- a CDS encoding DUF1848 domain-containing protein, whose product is MAFKGWDRIQITSDNGQTVSAIAPVIISASRATDLPAFHWKWFFHRLNIGHAAWVNPFNKTKQYVSFSKARVFVFWTKNPSIFMKDLDELNKRNINYYFQFTLNDYETEGLEPGIPPLQKRIDTFKSLSDTIGKERVIWRFDPLILVGGITHDALLDKVHRIGLELKGYTEKLVFSFADIGNYKKVIASLNKAKLQHREFTEDLMVQMGSGIGKIAKELSLDACTCGEGLDLSPYGISHNKCIDDDLMIRLFSHDDQLMNFLNPTTQLTGIMDSIPGPTASNAPKDPGQRKECGCIVSKDIGQYDTCGHFCQYCYANKNKNIVRKNLTFARGHMGETIVPL